Proteins from a single region of Haloarcula laminariae:
- a CDS encoding phosphate uptake regulator PhoU: protein METRKVQLSGGTTFTVSLPKQWAQEHGIEAGSVLSLHANGDGSLLVEASANPAGTEHETTVDVATDSDTALRQRIRALHAVGFDTVTLLDPTGHSDHRRAVVEEAVAELSGFELLSASDSRIQLTNLIDAENVDVRKSALRLRLLMLAMHRDAVDAVLEDDADLADRVVRRDSEADKLFAMVTRHFRRALTNLHEVEKLAYSRAELFEYYYASRQFERVADHAVKIAQFVSDPDAAVPGAFADRLDDIGADARKVVDTAADVILSDAGIEAAHSALDRYDALDEEISALDRELYAHEDPAEAYVVGLLLDSLRRTGEYGVNIASIAVQQTVREGLDP, encoded by the coding sequence ATGGAAACACGGAAAGTCCAGCTTTCCGGGGGGACGACGTTCACAGTTTCGCTGCCGAAGCAGTGGGCACAGGAACACGGTATCGAGGCGGGGTCCGTACTCTCGCTGCACGCGAACGGCGACGGGAGCCTGCTGGTCGAGGCCAGCGCGAACCCGGCGGGGACCGAACACGAGACGACCGTCGACGTGGCGACGGACTCGGACACGGCGTTGCGACAGCGCATCAGGGCCCTGCACGCCGTGGGGTTCGACACGGTGACGCTCCTGGACCCGACGGGACACTCCGACCACCGCCGGGCGGTCGTCGAGGAGGCGGTCGCCGAGCTGTCGGGGTTCGAGCTGCTCTCTGCCTCCGACTCGCGGATTCAACTGACCAACCTCATCGACGCCGAGAACGTCGACGTCCGCAAGTCGGCGCTCCGGCTCCGGCTACTGATGCTCGCGATGCATCGCGACGCCGTGGACGCGGTCCTCGAAGACGACGCCGACCTCGCCGACCGGGTCGTCAGGCGCGACAGCGAGGCGGACAAGCTGTTCGCGATGGTGACCCGTCACTTCCGGCGCGCGCTGACGAACCTCCACGAGGTGGAGAAGCTGGCTTACAGCCGCGCCGAACTGTTCGAGTACTACTACGCCAGCCGGCAGTTCGAGCGGGTCGCCGACCACGCGGTCAAGATAGCACAGTTCGTTTCCGACCCTGACGCAGCCGTCCCCGGCGCGTTCGCCGACCGGCTCGACGACATCGGCGCCGACGCCAGGAAGGTGGTCGACACGGCCGCAGACGTCATCCTGAGCGACGCCGGTATCGAGGCCGCCCACTCGGCGCTCGACCGGTACGACGCTCTCGACGAGGAGATATCGGCCCTCGACCGGGAGCTGTACGCCCACGAGGACCCCGCCGAGGCCTACGTCGTCGGCCTCCTGCTCGACAGCCTTCGGCGAACCGGCGAGTACGGCGTCAACATCGCGTCCATCGCCGTCCAGCAGACGGTGAGAGAGGGGTTAGACCCCTGA
- a CDS encoding phosphonate ABC transporter ATP-binding protein — MSSLKVQNLSKQYGDVTALDGVSFEIEDEFVVLLGESGAGKSTLLRCVNGLTEPTGGSITLDGEPVSGSQTDIGMIFQQHNLVEGVSAYLNALTGSLDRVSLAKSMLQWQSREDKVRALEALETVGLLDESHQKVSRMSGGQQQRVGIARALVQDPRLLLADEPVASLDPSSAESVMGYLRKAATEHDVTALVSLHQVNVAAHFGDRFIGLREGEKLFDVERGELTPELIDDLYGSVETVSLAEQEGAVESIPDDTPSGEIEV; from the coding sequence ATGAGTTCCCTCAAAGTCCAGAACCTGTCGAAACAGTACGGTGACGTGACCGCACTCGACGGTGTCTCCTTCGAGATAGAGGACGAGTTCGTCGTCCTGCTCGGGGAGTCCGGCGCGGGCAAGTCGACGCTGTTGCGCTGTGTGAACGGGCTGACTGAACCGACGGGCGGGTCGATTACCCTCGATGGCGAGCCAGTCTCCGGCTCGCAGACGGACATCGGGATGATTTTCCAGCAGCACAACCTCGTCGAGGGCGTCTCGGCGTACCTCAACGCGCTCACGGGATCGCTGGACCGCGTCTCGCTGGCCAAGAGCATGCTCCAGTGGCAGTCCCGGGAGGACAAGGTCCGGGCGCTGGAAGCGCTGGAAACGGTCGGCCTGCTCGACGAGAGCCACCAGAAAGTCTCGCGAATGTCCGGCGGCCAGCAACAGCGCGTCGGCATCGCGCGGGCGCTCGTTCAGGACCCGAGGCTGTTGCTCGCCGACGAACCGGTCGCGAGTCTGGACCCGTCCAGCGCCGAGTCGGTGATGGGCTACCTCCGCAAGGCCGCCACCGAACACGACGTGACCGCGCTCGTGAGCCTCCACCAGGTGAACGTCGCCGCGCACTTCGGCGACCGGTTCATCGGCCTCCGCGAGGGGGAGAAACTGTTCGACGTCGAGCGCGGCGAACTCACGCCCGAGCTTATCGACGACCTCTACGGGAGCGTCGAGACGGTCAGCCTCGCAGAACAGGAAGGGGCCGTCGAGTCGATACCCGACGACACGCCGAGCGGGGAGATCGAAGTATGA
- a CDS encoding MarR family transcriptional regulator, whose protein sequence is MSRQPWQRPLASTQQGRDATRAQVVEAIDRTAPETKGELAETVGISKQYLSELLQELKSEDIVRKGYVVNDAAVYTETPGISRLHGEEIGEEAADRGPAVLALLERLEAVTTSQYEAARTAFEGGEPEQSADTLESLANERYSAVISELKSYTLTTDWPGNRVAADLATIATNLEIVGDRACFIADVVAERPAPGAGVITDRLEEIFAAGDRINDLFSAVLFDADTSAYPELRSEEATVHRDLDELFELVTAYDMDLFGYLVTVTRALERAIYYWADAAELAVQLQTGVGPDHALTW, encoded by the coding sequence ATGTCCCGACAACCGTGGCAGCGGCCGCTGGCGTCGACACAGCAGGGCCGCGACGCGACGCGAGCGCAAGTCGTCGAGGCCATCGACCGGACGGCCCCGGAGACGAAAGGGGAACTGGCCGAGACAGTGGGTATCTCCAAACAGTACCTCTCGGAGCTGCTACAGGAACTCAAGTCCGAGGACATCGTCCGGAAAGGGTACGTCGTCAACGACGCGGCGGTGTACACGGAGACGCCGGGTATCTCCCGGCTACATGGCGAGGAGATCGGGGAAGAGGCGGCCGACCGCGGGCCCGCGGTCCTGGCGTTACTGGAGCGGCTGGAAGCCGTCACCACGTCCCAGTACGAGGCCGCGCGCACGGCCTTCGAGGGCGGCGAGCCGGAGCAGTCGGCCGACACGCTCGAATCGCTTGCCAACGAGCGGTACTCGGCGGTCATCTCGGAGCTGAAGTCGTACACGCTGACCACGGACTGGCCGGGGAACCGCGTGGCCGCGGACCTGGCGACGATAGCGACCAACCTGGAAATCGTCGGCGACCGCGCCTGCTTCATCGCGGACGTGGTCGCCGAGCGGCCCGCCCCCGGGGCGGGGGTCATCACGGACCGGCTGGAGGAGATATTCGCGGCCGGGGACCGCATCAACGACCTCTTCAGCGCCGTCCTGTTCGACGCCGACACGTCGGCCTATCCGGAGCTGCGCTCCGAGGAGGCGACCGTCCACCGCGACTTAGACGAGCTGTTCGAGCTGGTGACCGCCTACGACATGGACCTCTTTGGCTATCTCGTCACGGTGACACGGGCGCTCGAACGGGCCATCTACTACTGGGCCGACGCCGCCGAGCTGGCGGTCCAGTTACAGACGGGGGTCGGCCCGGACCACGCGTTGACCTGGTGA
- the phnH gene encoding phosphonate C-P lyase system protein PhnH, which translates to MRALGIDPVHGTRTAFQALLSAMSRPGTVESAPERADHAVAAALVDHEVAFATDDERLREALATEGRLEASEPATADIVHATDPAFVDLAECKRGSLVEPSDGATVVYRVDALADGATDGLATVTLSGPGVDGTASLSVDLPAVELEAVAEAGSSFPRGVDAVFATDDAVAAVPRSATVESLEVA; encoded by the coding sequence GTGAGGGCGCTCGGAATCGACCCAGTCCACGGGACGCGGACGGCGTTCCAAGCGCTCCTGTCGGCGATGAGCCGCCCGGGCACCGTCGAGTCCGCGCCCGAACGGGCGGACCACGCCGTCGCCGCGGCGCTCGTCGACCACGAGGTCGCGTTCGCCACCGACGACGAGCGCCTGCGCGAGGCGCTCGCGACGGAGGGGCGTCTCGAAGCGAGCGAGCCCGCCACCGCGGACATCGTCCACGCCACCGACCCCGCCTTCGTCGACCTGGCGGAGTGCAAGCGGGGGTCGCTGGTCGAGCCCAGCGACGGCGCGACGGTCGTCTACCGCGTCGACGCGCTCGCGGACGGCGCGACCGACGGCCTGGCGACTGTCACGCTGTCGGGTCCCGGCGTCGACGGGACGGCGTCGCTGTCGGTCGACCTGCCGGCGGTCGAGCTCGAAGCCGTCGCCGAGGCCGGGTCGTCGTTCCCGCGCGGGGTCGACGCCGTCTTCGCGACCGACGACGCCGTGGCGGCGGTGCCCCGGTCGGCGACGGTCGAGTCCCTGGAGGTGGCCTGA
- a CDS encoding phosphonate C-P lyase system protein PhnL: protein MTVLTVDGLSKTFDMHVLGDTRVVGLDDVSFDVREGEFLAVVGESGSGKSSLLKCLYRTYDPTGGRIVYHRNAGSEDAETAEGPADVADANATDSVDSVDLAACDDRTIIGLRGDAIGYTSQFLDEIPRVPAVDVVARPLREQGVPTADARERARDLLSRLNLPEELWEAYPATFSGGERQRVNLAQALAPRPDLLLLDEPTSALDPETRQAAIDLLRAYLDSDTTVVGVFHNTAVIEAVADRVVVLDDGRVDRIVPVADFEGAVVG from the coding sequence ATGACAGTACTCACCGTCGACGGGTTATCGAAGACCTTCGACATGCACGTGCTCGGCGACACGCGGGTCGTCGGGCTGGACGACGTCTCGTTCGACGTCCGCGAGGGGGAGTTCCTCGCGGTCGTCGGGGAATCCGGCAGCGGCAAGTCCTCGCTGCTGAAGTGTCTCTACCGGACCTACGACCCGACCGGGGGCCGCATCGTCTACCACCGAAACGCCGGGTCTGAAGACGCGGAAACCGCCGAAGGCCCGGCCGATGTCGCCGACGCCAACGCCACCGACTCGGTCGATTCTGTCGACCTCGCCGCCTGCGACGACCGCACGATCATCGGGCTGCGGGGTGACGCAATCGGCTACACCTCGCAGTTCCTCGACGAGATACCGCGCGTGCCGGCCGTCGACGTGGTCGCCCGGCCGCTTCGCGAACAGGGCGTCCCGACCGCGGACGCGCGCGAACGTGCCCGCGACCTCCTCTCTCGGCTCAATCTGCCGGAGGAGCTGTGGGAGGCCTATCCGGCGACCTTCTCCGGCGGGGAGCGCCAGCGAGTGAACCTCGCACAGGCGCTGGCGCCCCGACCGGACCTGCTGTTGCTCGACGAGCCCACGAGCGCGCTCGACCCGGAGACCCGCCAGGCGGCCATCGACCTCCTCCGGGCGTATCTGGACTCGGACACCACCGTCGTCGGCGTCTTCCACAACACGGCGGTCATCGAGGCCGTCGCCGACCGCGTGGTCGTCCTCGACGACGGCCGGGTCGACCGAATCGTTCCGGTCGCCGACTTCGAGGGGGCGGTGGTCGGATGA
- a CDS encoding PhnD/SsuA/transferrin family substrate-binding protein, giving the protein MTDSQSETTGTGTGTSRRGFIAKSAVAAGAVTGLAGCSGVLGGGGDNQNTVTMLLTPGTPADARRRYKPVQNLLNDEIDGATFEMEVPTDYSAILPALKSEQAEIGMDDVTVLSEPDLMDIFGTTVTGGSAFYFSMMVVPPESNISGPADVEGKTWAFADRLSTSGSIFALYTLQEAGLDIGGAPKEDPVDFDGSWTDHDQALQRVGEGQADGATTWGGNGIPHLPEGHEVPDRVDEKSSFLDTMGTETPEFKAVWWSFPIPKQPMYARKSWESDIKAEVGEVLRSSDQDTIEQHYPTDYNEDELPFTTLQETSIDDYQPIIERMNAVGIDPGA; this is encoded by the coding sequence ATGACAGACAGCCAGTCTGAGACTACGGGAACGGGGACAGGAACGAGCCGACGCGGCTTCATCGCCAAATCCGCCGTCGCAGCCGGGGCGGTCACCGGACTCGCGGGCTGTTCCGGTGTTCTCGGCGGGGGCGGCGACAATCAGAACACCGTGACGATGCTGCTGACACCGGGCACGCCGGCGGACGCCCGCCGACGGTACAAGCCCGTCCAGAACCTCCTCAACGACGAGATAGACGGTGCGACCTTCGAGATGGAGGTTCCGACGGACTACTCGGCGATTCTCCCGGCGCTCAAGAGCGAACAGGCCGAAATCGGGATGGACGACGTGACGGTCCTCTCGGAGCCGGACCTCATGGACATCTTCGGGACGACCGTGACCGGCGGCTCGGCGTTCTACTTCTCGATGATGGTCGTCCCGCCGGAATCGAACATCAGTGGGCCGGCGGACGTCGAGGGGAAGACGTGGGCCTTCGCCGACCGCCTCTCGACCAGCGGCTCTATCTTCGCGCTGTACACGCTTCAAGAGGCCGGCCTCGACATCGGTGGCGCGCCAAAGGAAGACCCCGTCGACTTCGACGGGAGTTGGACCGACCACGACCAGGCGCTCCAACGAGTCGGTGAGGGGCAGGCCGACGGCGCGACTACCTGGGGCGGTAACGGTATTCCCCACCTGCCGGAGGGGCACGAGGTTCCCGACCGCGTCGACGAGAAGAGTTCGTTCCTCGATACGATGGGCACGGAGACGCCTGAGTTCAAGGCCGTCTGGTGGTCGTTCCCGATCCCGAAACAGCCGATGTACGCCCGCAAGAGCTGGGAATCCGACATCAAAGCGGAGGTCGGCGAGGTACTCCGGAGCTCCGACCAAGACACAATCGAACAGCACTACCCCACGGACTACAACGAGGACGAACTGCCCTTTACGACGCTGCAGGAGACGTCGATCGACGACTACCAGCCGATCATCGAGCGGATGAACGCCGTGGGTATCGACCCCGGCGCGTAA
- the phnE gene encoding phosphonate ABC transporter, permease protein PhnE, which produces MSMPPSEDNSIAAYFGYGDAGDSPAERKLQDMKRRKTKRRLWTLIGLIGTYAAFYASLVLIEFSLAELVGQLDQFYEALLEYFPPTTYFGIPFVDIGAYADFIVAENLILTVEGGQIVWGAMFVTMAVAFAGTVLGLPLALFFGVMSSERVVPYPFNFFFRGTMSLIRAIPGIVWFLILIPLAGVTPFTGALAIMVDTTGYLGRLFTDELEEIEDGPIEGIRSTGASSSQIVSFGMLSQVFRQFIAWIAFDLEHNVRAAIGLGIIGAGGLGLELYVQRQTFHYTEMMACIILIFLLAGSVELVSQRVRSALREGDDVEKSGVIEAFVNAPGKILESTAGRR; this is translated from the coding sequence ATGAGCATGCCCCCGTCGGAGGATAACTCGATTGCGGCGTACTTCGGCTACGGCGACGCCGGCGACTCGCCGGCCGAACGGAAGCTCCAGGACATGAAACGCCGCAAGACCAAGCGGCGGCTCTGGACGCTCATCGGTCTGATCGGCACCTACGCGGCGTTCTACGCCAGTCTCGTCCTCATCGAATTCAGTCTCGCCGAGCTGGTCGGCCAACTGGACCAGTTCTACGAGGCACTGCTCGAATACTTCCCGCCGACGACGTACTTCGGCATCCCGTTCGTCGACATCGGCGCGTACGCCGACTTCATCGTCGCGGAGAACCTCATTCTCACGGTAGAGGGCGGACAGATCGTCTGGGGCGCGATGTTCGTCACGATGGCCGTCGCCTTCGCCGGGACAGTGCTCGGGCTTCCGCTTGCGCTGTTCTTCGGTGTCATGTCCAGCGAGCGGGTCGTTCCCTATCCGTTCAACTTCTTCTTCCGCGGGACGATGAGCCTCATCCGCGCCATCCCGGGGATCGTGTGGTTCCTCATCCTGATTCCGCTGGCCGGTGTCACGCCCTTTACCGGCGCGCTTGCGATCATGGTCGACACCACGGGGTATCTCGGCCGGCTGTTCACCGACGAACTCGAAGAGATAGAGGACGGGCCGATAGAGGGAATTCGCTCGACCGGCGCGAGTTCCTCACAGATCGTCTCGTTCGGGATGTTGAGCCAGGTGTTCCGGCAGTTCATCGCCTGGATCGCGTTCGACCTCGAACACAACGTCCGGGCGGCGATCGGGCTGGGCATCATCGGTGCCGGCGGTCTCGGCCTGGAACTGTACGTCCAGCGCCAGACGTTCCACTACACGGAGATGATGGCCTGCATCATCCTCATCTTCCTGCTGGCGGGGTCGGTCGAACTGGTCAGCCAGCGGGTCCGGTCCGCGCTCCGCGAGGGCGACGACGTGGAGAAATCGGGGGTCATCGAAGCGTTCGTCAACGCTCCCGGGAAAATCCTCGAATCCACCGCGGGGCGCCGGTAG
- a CDS encoding carbon-phosphorus lyase complex subunit PhnI: MGYVAVTAGEEIIERAEELFEKQRVEGEGEDIGLDQVAGQLGRLTAQAMSEGGLYAPRLAALAVKQAQGDTVEAAFLLRAYRSTLERFDETVPVEPSEMVASRRVSPAYKDVPGGQILGPTKDYTQRLLDFDLIEGEPEDPTAGWDTEDAGDPERLTNVMELLRDEGLVAEPDAPDVDEPTDTTREPVSHPPDRDAVLQELARGETGAVTALGYSALRGYGQVHPTLGEVRVGRLPVRIEHPFTGDEVTVCHTEVSESEAIVPVYAKRDDPQFAFGYGLTFGRNERKAIGMTILDASIQLEGAAEAAEDAEFVLDVVDGMDSFGFIEHLKLPHYVTFQSTLDRIRAIREREGLDTGPDADASTDAPDRPAGDGEPPAAEVSDDD, from the coding sequence ATGGGGTACGTCGCCGTCACCGCCGGCGAGGAGATAATCGAGCGGGCCGAGGAGCTGTTCGAGAAACAGCGCGTCGAAGGCGAGGGGGAAGATATCGGCCTCGACCAGGTCGCGGGCCAGCTCGGCCGGCTCACCGCGCAGGCGATGAGCGAAGGCGGGCTGTACGCCCCGCGGCTCGCCGCCCTCGCGGTCAAGCAGGCACAGGGCGACACCGTCGAGGCGGCGTTCCTGCTGCGGGCCTACCGCTCGACGCTGGAGCGGTTCGACGAGACCGTCCCTGTCGAACCGTCGGAGATGGTCGCGAGCCGCCGGGTCTCCCCGGCCTACAAGGACGTGCCCGGGGGCCAGATTCTCGGCCCGACGAAGGACTACACCCAGCGGCTGCTGGACTTCGACCTCATCGAGGGCGAGCCCGAGGACCCGACTGCGGGGTGGGACACCGAGGACGCGGGCGACCCCGAGCGGCTGACGAACGTGATGGAGCTGTTGCGCGACGAGGGGCTGGTCGCCGAACCCGACGCGCCCGATGTCGACGAACCGACCGACACCACCCGCGAGCCGGTGAGCCACCCGCCCGACCGCGACGCCGTCCTGCAGGAACTCGCCCGCGGCGAGACCGGCGCGGTCACCGCGCTGGGCTACTCGGCGCTGCGGGGGTACGGCCAGGTCCACCCGACGCTGGGCGAGGTCCGCGTCGGCCGGCTCCCGGTGCGCATCGAGCATCCGTTCACCGGCGACGAGGTGACCGTCTGTCACACCGAGGTCAGCGAGTCCGAGGCAATCGTCCCCGTCTACGCCAAGCGCGACGACCCGCAGTTCGCCTTCGGCTACGGGCTGACCTTCGGTCGCAACGAGCGCAAGGCCATCGGCATGACCATCCTCGACGCCTCTATCCAGCTGGAGGGGGCGGCGGAGGCCGCCGAAGACGCCGAGTTCGTGCTGGACGTCGTCGACGGGATGGACTCGTTTGGCTTCATAGAACACCTGAAGCTCCCCCACTACGTCACCTTCCAGTCCACGCTCGACCGCATCCGCGCCATCCGGGAGCGCGAAGGGCTGGACACTGGCCCCGACGCCGACGCGTCGACGGACGCGCCGGACCGGCCGGCCGGGGACGGGGAGCCGCCGGCCGCGGAGGTGAGCGACGATGACTGA
- a CDS encoding ATP-binding cassette domain-containing protein: MTLLEAEGLRTVYGEGCSECVESTGDGAGTNQCPHCGSVVACAEADLSVRRGEVLGIVGESGSGKSSLAELLALERDEDASTAGRVDYAGHDGNLLDVDYERRHELRTGDIALVHQHIRDGLNPEFSGGGNVAEKLLSAGWRSFEDVRDRVEELFEATEIPVGRMDDPTSTYSGGMQRRVQIARALANDPELVVLDEPTTGLDVSVQARVLDMFRRVQREEGVAAVVVSHDLGVVRLLADRTLVMRHGRIVESGLTDRVMEDPHHEYTQTLINSVI; the protein is encoded by the coding sequence GTGACGCTGCTCGAAGCCGAGGGCCTGCGGACGGTCTACGGCGAGGGCTGTTCGGAGTGCGTCGAATCGACCGGCGACGGCGCCGGGACGAACCAGTGTCCACACTGTGGCAGCGTCGTCGCCTGCGCCGAGGCCGACCTCTCGGTGCGACGGGGCGAGGTGCTCGGCATCGTCGGTGAGTCCGGCTCCGGGAAGTCCAGCCTGGCCGAACTGCTGGCCTTAGAGCGGGACGAGGACGCCAGTACCGCCGGCCGCGTCGACTACGCGGGCCACGACGGCAACCTGCTCGACGTGGACTACGAGCGCCGCCACGAGCTTCGGACGGGCGACATCGCCCTGGTCCACCAGCACATCCGGGACGGGCTCAACCCCGAGTTCTCCGGGGGCGGCAACGTCGCGGAGAAGCTGCTGTCGGCCGGCTGGCGCTCCTTCGAGGACGTCCGGGACCGGGTCGAGGAGCTGTTCGAGGCGACCGAGATTCCGGTCGGCCGCATGGACGACCCCACCAGCACCTACTCCGGCGGGATGCAGCGGCGCGTCCAGATTGCCCGTGCGCTGGCCAACGACCCCGAACTCGTCGTCCTCGACGAACCCACCACGGGGCTCGACGTCAGCGTCCAGGCCCGGGTGCTGGACATGTTCCGGCGGGTCCAGCGCGAAGAGGGCGTCGCCGCCGTCGTCGTCTCCCACGACCTCGGCGTCGTCCGCCTGCTGGCCGACCGGACGCTGGTGATGCGCCACGGCCGCATCGTCGAGTCGGGGCTCACTGACCGGGTCATGGAGGACCCGCACCACGAATACACGCAGACGCTAATCAATTCAGTCATATGA
- a CDS encoding DapH/DapD/GlmU-related protein, with product MVYIDSYGPDQSRTLGPEPTLHDPVSVTESELGAWTEVRAGARLNESAIGDYTYLMERVQLDYTTVGRFASVATDVRLGPTNHPIDRPTAHHLTYRAQRYELGDDDESVFEWRADQPVEVGHDVWLGHGAIVLPGVTIGKGAVVGAGAVVTEDIPAYTVVAGVPAAPVRRRFSPEVAERIEATEWWTWDHDTLAERLPAFRDLETFLDEYAPAPVEKHD from the coding sequence ATGGTGTACATCGACTCGTACGGGCCGGACCAGTCGCGGACGCTCGGACCGGAACCGACGCTGCACGACCCGGTCAGCGTCACCGAGAGCGAGCTCGGGGCCTGGACGGAGGTCCGGGCGGGGGCTCGGCTCAACGAGTCGGCCATCGGTGACTACACGTACCTGATGGAGCGGGTCCAGCTCGACTACACGACGGTCGGGCGGTTCGCCAGCGTGGCGACGGACGTCCGTCTGGGGCCGACGAACCACCCAATCGACCGGCCGACGGCCCACCACCTCACCTACCGCGCGCAGCGGTACGAACTGGGCGACGACGACGAGTCCGTCTTCGAGTGGCGCGCCGACCAGCCAGTCGAGGTCGGCCACGACGTCTGGCTCGGACACGGCGCTATCGTCCTCCCGGGCGTCACTATCGGCAAGGGCGCGGTCGTGGGAGCGGGTGCGGTCGTCACCGAGGACATCCCCGCCTACACCGTGGTCGCCGGCGTCCCGGCCGCGCCGGTTCGACGCCGGTTCAGCCCCGAGGTCGCCGAGCGAATCGAGGCGACCGAGTGGTGGACCTGGGACCACGACACCCTCGCAGAGCGGCTCCCGGCGTTTCGCGACCTGGAGACCTTTCTGGACGAGTACGCGCCGGCGCCGGTCGAAAAGCACGACTGA
- the phnG gene encoding phosphonate C-P lyase system protein PhnG: MVDPHDRSDRFELIAGCDGETLARFANEVLEDDPPLSVQQDPHPQLLMQQVTEPVEHRPFNLGEVVVTPAAVELDGHRGFAMVPGKAERAALSGAIVDAAVAGGHRLSESMTTALERAAAEREAERAQAWAESKHTTVDFQTMEDET; this comes from the coding sequence ATGGTTGACCCACACGACCGTTCGGACCGGTTCGAGCTCATCGCGGGCTGCGACGGCGAGACGCTCGCCCGGTTCGCCAACGAGGTACTCGAAGACGACCCGCCGCTGTCCGTCCAGCAAGACCCCCACCCGCAGCTGCTGATGCAGCAGGTGACCGAGCCGGTCGAGCATCGGCCGTTCAACCTCGGGGAGGTCGTCGTCACGCCGGCCGCGGTGGAGCTCGACGGCCATCGGGGGTTCGCGATGGTCCCGGGAAAGGCCGAGCGGGCCGCCCTCTCCGGTGCTATCGTCGACGCCGCCGTCGCCGGGGGCCACCGGCTGAGCGAGTCGATGACGACGGCCCTGGAGCGGGCGGCGGCCGAGCGCGAGGCCGAGCGGGCACAGGCCTGGGCGGAGAGCAAACACACCACCGTCGACTTCCAGACGATGGAGGACGAGACGTGA
- a CDS encoding alpha-D-ribose 1-methylphosphonate 5-phosphate C-P-lyase PhnJ encodes MTDDRAADDRQPDGGTAVATDSVSAVLDSLDGEGLSGYNYAYLDEHTKREVRRATLKAVALPGHQVPYASRPMPLARGWGTGGIQASLSLLGPDDAFKVIDQGADESVNAANIRRLAENTADVETTTDATEADLIQTRHRIPEEVLTDEQVLVLQVPITDALRKVDPSDAANRRRHAHRNYGKMWVHLYENVVEWGEIQISSRYPTMVAGRYLMDPSPIPRWDVPKLDDADNLFVFAAGREARIYAVPPHTEVEPLAFEDREFTVERFDGQSCHACGSTDTYLVEVSEEGSEDDSFETRYACNDSSFCAKRRENPDLPKDHHLDREGVDWGPGTPDSEVGEEDGGNESNEPVPDGGAADPGGDDR; translated from the coding sequence ATGACTGACGACCGGGCGGCCGACGACCGACAGCCGGACGGCGGGACCGCGGTCGCGACCGATTCGGTGTCGGCGGTCCTGGACTCGCTGGACGGCGAGGGGCTCTCGGGGTACAACTACGCCTACCTGGACGAACACACCAAACGGGAGGTCCGGCGGGCGACGCTGAAAGCCGTCGCGCTGCCGGGCCACCAGGTGCCCTACGCTTCCCGGCCGATGCCGCTGGCGCGGGGCTGGGGGACCGGCGGGATACAGGCCTCGCTCTCGCTGCTGGGCCCCGACGATGCGTTCAAGGTCATCGACCAGGGCGCCGACGAGAGCGTCAACGCGGCCAACATCCGCCGGCTGGCCGAGAACACCGCCGACGTCGAGACGACGACCGACGCGACCGAGGCCGACCTGATACAGACCCGCCACCGCATCCCCGAGGAGGTCCTGACCGACGAGCAGGTGCTCGTCCTGCAGGTGCCTATCACCGACGCGCTCCGGAAGGTCGACCCCTCGGACGCCGCCAACCGGCGCCGGCACGCCCACCGGAACTACGGGAAGATGTGGGTCCACCTCTACGAGAACGTCGTCGAGTGGGGCGAGATACAGATCAGCTCTCGCTACCCGACGATGGTCGCCGGCCGCTACCTGATGGACCCGTCGCCCATCCCGCGGTGGGACGTGCCGAAACTCGACGACGCGGACAACCTCTTCGTGTTCGCGGCCGGCCGCGAGGCGCGCATCTACGCGGTGCCGCCCCACACCGAGGTCGAGCCGCTGGCGTTCGAGGACCGCGAGTTCACCGTCGAGCGCTTCGACGGGCAGTCCTGTCACGCCTGCGGGTCGACGGACACGTATCTCGTGGAGGTCTCGGAAGAGGGGAGCGAGGACGACTCGTTCGAGACCCGCTACGCCTGCAACGACTCGAGCTTCTGTGCGAAACGCCGCGAGAACCCCGACCTGCCGAAGGACCACCACCTCGACCGCGAGGGGGTCGACTGGGGGCCCGGGACGCCGGACAGCGAAGTCGGGGAGGAGGACGGAGGGAACGAATCGAACGAGCCTGTGCCTGACGGGGGAGCCGCCGACCCGGGAGGTGACGACCGGTGA